DNA from Corvus hawaiiensis isolate bCorHaw1 chromosome 21, bCorHaw1.pri.cur, whole genome shotgun sequence:
GATCAGTCTGAGTTGAGTTCCTCAACAGGCTCCTCCAGGCATCACAGACTGGTCCTCACTGGCTCCCAGCTTGAGGGCTTGGTCTCCatccagcagcattttttttttcccctggtccCTCCAGTTGCTGTGTCCCTAATTTGGTGCTGGGTTAGACtgggcagctcctccctgctgggaGAGGAAGGTGTTATTCCCAAGAGGAAAGCTCCATGGACTTGCCAGGTTCCCCCCATCCTGATTCCACAGGTGGGAGACCAGATCCTGGAGGTGAATGGCCGGAGCTTCCTGAGCATCCCCCACGACGAGGCCGTGAAGCTGCTCAAGTCCTCCCGTCACCTCATCATGACGGTCAAGGACATCGGGCGCCTGCCCCACGCCCGCACCACCGTGGACGAGACCCGCTGGATCACCAGCTCCCAGCTCGGAGAGACCCTGGTCAGCTCAGCAGGGTATGTGCCCAGGGAGCTTTTTGAGGGGGGGTCTGTCAGCTCAGAGTCCCTGGGGATGCTCGtgcttccctgggagggtggggaccCCCAGCCTGTCCGTGGAGCTCCCAGTTCTGGGGTCCATTGAAGCATCTCTGGCCTGTAAGGTGGAGCAGGTCTGGACAATATTGTGCtgtcccttccccttctcccaggcCAGAAGCTTTTGGCTCtccagagaggagagaagatgCCAGGTGTGGTGCCAGGCACTCAGTGCTAACTGGTCTTCTCCCTCCTCGCAGGGCAGTGGGTGACCATGCTATGGACGTGGCAGCCAGGGTAAGACATTCCTGATGCCTTGGGAAAAAATCTCATTGctattgtgttttattttctgtgggaGGGAGGGATCTGTGCTCCTGGTTTCAGCAGGGTTTTAATGGGCCTTTCTGCTCCCCGCCCCGTGTTGGGTTAGGGTTCTGCTGGGTTCTGCAGACAGTGACACAGTGGTGTCCCCTCTCCTGTGTCACTTCTGAGCACATCTGGTGCCCTCTGGCCTGGCAATGAGCACCTTAATGGGCAAGGGGCAATGATCACCCATGGGCAAGGACCGTGGGCACCCCCTCCACCCTACCATGATTCCTTCCTCATGGTGGCTGTCTCTGggccctggcagctgctgggatctGTCCCAGCCCTCTGCAGCTCACCAGGCACAGGGACTCATCCcgtgctgtgcctgcagccccgTGCCAGCATCTTCTCCCCACACCTCTTTGCAAAGCACATTGcttttaaatggaaatgaagCAGGGAGGTTTCACAGGTGGCTCTCGATGATAACAGCTTTGTACTCTTTGCTGGCAAAACATCTTCCCCAGCCTCAGCTCCTCTCTGTCTCTGGGATAGTCAGGGTCTTGTCTGGCTCTGTatccctgtgccagctctgcctgggaggAAACAGCAAGGATCTCCCCTCAGAAATCCCTCTCAAAGGAAAAACGTCTTTCATATGCAGCCAGGCTTGTCTCTCCCTGGGGCTCCTTTGGTTGCCAGTGGCTCTTTCTTCACCGAGGTCTGCTTCAAGCTGGCAGTGGGGGTAAATGTGCCTTTTCCACAGGATGGGGAGCTGGCCTGTCTCCCGTGGCCCCAgttcccccagctctgccagggaggaGCACAGCCTGGGGTTAAATCAGTGCCTGGGTGGGGGACAGTTGCTGAAAAGGGCTGGgaagctgttttgtttttcaactgGTGCTGCATGAACTCAGAGAATCAGAGTATCACAGAGTATCCCGAGCTGcaagggacccaccaggatcatccagtccaaccctggccctgcacagaccccccaacagccccaccctgggcatccctggcagcgctgtccaaacgctcctggagctctggcagcctcggggccgtgcccattccctggggagcctgggcagtgcccagcaccctctgggggaagaacctttccctgctctcagcctgagcctgccctggcccagctccagccgctccctgggtgctgtccctggcccaggagcagagctcagctcctctGATCATGGCTCTGCAGCTACCCAAAAAAGTGGTGACACTGAACAGCCTTGCTGATGAATTCCTGAGGATACCTCCTTCCAGTCATTCCCAAAATCCTCCTTCCAGTGTGATTCCCAGCTCCACCACAGGCAGTGTCTGACAcgcaggcacagagggctggtgggcagagcccagagcagggacactCCTTGGTCCAGCCCGGCTGTCTGAGCAGAGCActgccctccttcccactgccaACCCCTTGGcctcccagcctgtcccctgtcccctgcagcccgtgtTCTACCGGGGGCTGGCCGGCTCGCAGGTGACCCTGAGCACCATGGTGAGCCAGACCCGCGTCATGCTGGAGGAGCAGGCCCGGCACCTGCTCAACGAGCAGGAGCGGGCCACCATGGGCTACTACCTGGACGAGTACAAGGAGGGCAACATCTCCGTGGACGCTCTGGTCATGGCACTCTTCGAGCTGCTCAACACGCACGCCAAGGTGAGGCCCACGCCAGGGCAGGGACGGCTTCTTGGGCCTGGTGGGCTGAGCAGAGTCACTGGCACAGTGTGGACATGGTCACAGTGTGGACATGGTCACAGTGTGGCCCAGTGATCTGCTCAGGGAAAGGGGGAGGTTATGGAAGCCAAATCCACATTATCATGGAACCATCACAGattcccagactggtttgggttaaAAGGGAGcttaaaaatcatctctttccaccccctgccatgggcagggacactttccactatcccaggttgctccaagccctgtccagcctggccttggacacttccagggatgcaggggcagccacagctgctctgggcaccctgtgccagggccattCTGGGGGATGCAACCTGGTGTTCAGTGGCAGAGGAGCTTCTGGTCACATTTAGGACCAAACCTCCTGCATTACCTGCCAGTAAATCTCATTGCCACTGCTGCCCATGGTGGGAGGGAGGTCTCCAGCTTCCCAGGAACGTGATTGTGCTCCAACCTGTCTCTGGCTGTGTGTGCCTGGCCAGTTCTCGCTGCTCTCCGAGGTGCGGGGGGTGATCTCCCCACAAGACCTCGACCGCTTTGACAACCTGGTGCTGAAGAGGGAGATCGAGTCCATGAAGGCCCGGCAGCCTGTGGGGCCCAGCACCGACTCCTACTCCATGATGTCCTACAGCGACACCGTCTCGTCCTCCAGCAGCCACTTCACTGCCACCACCGTCAGCTCAGCCCGGGTAGGTCCCTCCTGCCTGATCCCGCTCCTTTCAGCACCTCCTCCTGGCAGTCCTGCAGCAAACTGCTTTCCCTGGAGCGGTGTAAAGGCATTTACCCCACAGGGAACCCTGTCTGATCGGTTTCCCCTATGGACTCCCCCAAAGGAATTTTTCCATGCAGTCTGGGTGATTTGTTGGCGATGCCATGACATGTGCTGGGTATCTCTGTGCTCCTgacactgaggtgctgctgtCCCCTGCTTGAGGGCTGCGTGTCCCTTCATCCCAGTGAGGGATGGAGCCTGCCTTGCTTCCAGAAATCCACTGGAGCTGCACCCACACTGAAATCCCGGCAGTGCACCGCTGCCATGCCGTGCCTGCTGCTCATCACCAGCTCTTCAGTCACCTCCCTGAAGatgctgcctgcctgctccccatcccagtgGGAGCCACAGTGGCCAGGCAGCTGCATCCCATTCCTAGCCCATTCTCCAGCActcggcagcagcagcagcagcagcactcccaCGTCTCTGCCAGGCCCCTGTCTCACGCACCGTCTAATTAAGTTACTGTAATCACCTCAGACTGTGCAGGCACTCAGCCCCCAAATTAATTTCCTCGCCATAAAATGCCTTTCATCATAAATGCATTAGTAACCTTGGAAATTAAACCCTTCgtggaaaggaggaggaacaaTGGGCTCTGTGCTGGTTCCTCAGCAAGGAAAGCAGCCCGcggtgctgggatggggctggggagggtccACCCTGAGGAGGGGGCTTTCCTgggcctctgcctgcctgtgaGAGGCCTCAGAGCATGTCAGAGCATCAGAGCTGTGCTTTTGTCCTGTTAAATCCACAAGTACCCATAGCAGAGCCACCTGCTCTGGTCAGGAGGGATTTCAGTGAGATCCTTTCTGGATCCACATAAACAAAGTGAGTTTGGCTCTGCTctccaaggagctgctgggaaaatTCTTCTGAGGGCTGGCGCAGGTCTGCCAGGACTGTGTGCTGAGCGTGACACCCTGCTCTCAGGCTGTGCCCGTGCCCGGGGCTGGTGCCACGTGCTCCCAGGTGTGCTTCCTGCTGCTCGGCATGTGCCAGGCATGGCTGCTGGGTCTGATGTGTGAGCAATGGCCTGACCCCACCTGGCACATGAGCCCAGAGCTCGGGGAGAGACACCAGGGTGCTGCTGCGGCACAGAGAAGGGAGTGGGCACTGCTTTAAAAGTTTCCTTCAAGAGCAGTGTCCCTCAGTGCCACTGCAGGGCATCCCTGGCTGTGTGGCACCTCTTCCCATGGGTGTGAGAACACACCCTGCTCCAGGCGCTGCCCGGTGATGGGAATGCTGGCGCTGCAGATGGTTGTGCCCACTCGTGCTGAAACAGCTGCCAAGCACCAGCTCACGGTGGATGGGTGCTTGGATAGCAGGAGAGATGCAGGGCAGGGCTCCCAAACTGCTCTCTctgccctcagcccctgctgctgttcccctccccagcacccctcTCAGGAGGGGCTCACTCCAGccttcccacccagccctggaTGCCGCTGGGTGTGGATTCTGCAGGGAGGCTTTTGGGGTTGGGATTTGCTCAGCTCGCTCGTTTGTTCTGCACCTTCCCTGACGTTCCATTTTCgcttttttgcttgttttcctctgCCCTCCCCCTGGCACATCCCCAGGAGCGGCTCCTGTGGCTCATAGACCTGATGGAGgtaggggctgcaggggctgggtcagtgtgtgtgtgtgggcagggagagggccGGGCTGGCCAGGGAGGGCTGCGGCTCCTGCACGTGCACGGCCACCTCTTGCCACCCATCTCTGCTTTCCTCCCGTGGCTCTGCTGAGGAGAGCTCCTTCCCCCAGTCCTTGGCGCTGCAGTGCACACAAGGCTCAGCTTGAACCAGACCCAGCTGCTACCTGAGGGCCACGGACACCTCGGGGATGGGGTTTTGGAGCCTGTCAGAGCCCagcctgccctccctgccctgcctgctgctgggctgtgtggCTGTGTGGGCACCCTGGCTAAATACCAGTAGAAAAATCATAgaacacagaatggtttgggttgaaaggacATTTAAAGTCCATCTAATTCAACgcccctgcagtgagcagggacatcttccactatcccaggttgctccagcctggccttggatgttcccagggatggggtagcCTCAggtgctctgggcaccctgtgccagggccttacCTCCCtgtgaaaaaacattttccttctatctaatctaatctaatctaatctaaccTGCCcctattttagtttaaaactattCCCCTTCGTGTTATCACAACAAGCCCTGTTAAAAaatctgtccccatctttcttagaGCCCTCTTTCAAGTAGTGAAATGCCACACAAGGTGTGTGcagagcctcctcttctccaggctgagcagccccagctctctcagctggcTGCTCACATCCCAGCACACCTCAGGATGGGGCAGAATTTTCCTCGTGGGCCGTGAGTGTGCAGAGATCCGTGGGCAGTTCAGTGCACTCGCAGTGCGTGCGAGAAATCCTCGcgtgggctgcagcagggacgTGGCAGAGCCCCAGGAACCCCAGTGCCCAtcagggctggggggagctgCAGGCTCCAGGGTGTGCagctcattccctgctcctcgGCCGGGAGGAAATCACAGGGTCAGcggcagcacagagagcaaagggtggagctgagagctgggagagaggagctgcagctgtgagctgtgggAATTCCCTGTGGGAATGGCGCTTATCCAGCTGTAGCATTCCCAGGTGGAGTTTATCCCAGGCACCCCAAACCGTGGGACACTGATCTTTTTGGCTTTGGGACACCAGGCCAGGCCACCTGTCCCGTGGGTTGGCAGGTGAATTTCCACCAAAAATCAGCAGGGTGAGGCTGGGCAGGCCCTGCCGTGGGATAAGGGATTCCGTTAAGGAATGCTTGAAGGATTCTTGGGAATGAGACAATGCTGTGGTTGACAGTGCCAGCCACGGATGCTCAGCCACTGTCTTGAGTGTCACCAGCACCTCCTGGAAATCCTGGGACTCGAGATGAGTCCTGCAGGGCAGAGATTGGCTGCAGACTGCAATAAGCAGGTGCAGCATGTCTGACCAGAGCAGTGGGAATTCCTGGTTTTTCCTGGCATTCCCTTTGtccctgcctccagcccagccctcagTGTTGGGATGAAGGAATTGATATCCCTgtaggttttgtttttcctctccaccacctcctggcaaagctgctgccatccagaggtGTCTTCTCCTCCCAGGGCTGGTTCCAGAGGTGCTAGCTTACCCCAGCTCCCTGGGATATCCCACCTGGAGGGTTCCCACGTGCTGGGAATGATCCTCTcagaggatgaggatggagacAGTGAAACCATTGCATGGGGGTCACTGTGCACCCTCAGAGCCCCTAAAATCTGGACCAAGGGCTTGGGGCTCCTCCATCCATGTGGCTGCATTCTGGAGTGGGAGAtggaagggaagagaggaggaaagccaGGCTTATTCCCAGGCTGGTGCAGTTGTTCAAAATTGAAACCCCGCAGGACTCAGGCTGAGTAGCTCAGCAAAGCTCTTGTTAGCAGTAACTGGAAATTAGGGGACTGATTTGGAGCTGAGAGGTTAATTAAAGGTTGGGCTTCGTTCCCTGGGGAGGTGTCAGTTTCTCCACCCTTTAATCTGCAAGTGAAAACTGTCTGCCTGTCTGAAAGatgctctgcagctccctcacTCCTGCTGGGGACTCTTTGTAGGATAAGAAGGACAAAcatttcccagctgctctgagaaGGGGCTGGAACGGCCTCACCTGGCCCCAGTTTCTGTGGAGAACTGGAAAATAGATGGGgtagaggagcagcagggagcagttTCCTCAATAGAGACTCATTTTTCAGGGCAGTGGCTTCCATGAATCTTTCCAGGGAAATCCAGGAAGGCACAGCCTGGAAATAGCCAATTCCTGAAAGCAAATGTGCTTAAAAGCCATCGTGTTTTATGGCCCAGAGCAATCACTGCTTAATTGCTTCTGCCCCCGAAGAACTGAGCCTGGGGAAAGGCAAATCTCCTGCTCacaccctgcagcagccagagctgccctgaggaggagcagcagcatcagtgtccctggcagtggcactgtgggcacagggacagctgctgTGCCCACCCAGCATCTGCAGAGGAGCCACAGCTCAGGGCAGACTGGTCCTTGCTGCCAGGCCTGAGCTGGGGGACGTGGCCTGTGATGGGCACAGGGTTGGGAGACATGGCCCTGGGAGGTTTTAGGGGGACATCGGGCAGATTCTTCCCTTTTTAGTAGTGACACAACTGTGACAGTTTGGCTGCTCCCAGTCCTattccccagagcagctgtggctgcccctgggtccttggaagtgtccaaggccaagttggacagggcttggagcagcctgggacagtagaaggtgtccctgcccatggcagggtgttggaattagatgatctttaaaatccttttccaacccaaatcctTCCGTGCTTCCCATTTAAAAGCCACCTGCCCTTATGTTGGAATAATTGAGGATGAAGCCACCCTTTGCCCGAGGAAGGAAAGTTTCCCAAGCGAAGCCTTTACCTGTCACTCCCTGAACAAGCTGTTTCTTTGTGTTCCCATTCTCCAGGGCTCCTTCAGAAGCCACGGAGATAAAAGCACTTTGCATCAATGTTTTTGCTGTTCCTCTAATGGTCTTAATTGTCTCCCATGTCTATTTTGGGAGGCGAACATctcacaggcacagcagcagcctccagcagctggggggGATGCAGATGCAGCGGCGTTTCAGCTAATCAGCTGTTTACCCTGCAATAAACAGCAGGCACTCACACACAAACCGTGCCCTGCCCCATCCACACAGCCCTGCGAGTGTGACAGGAGCCGAGTTCAGCctttctgagcagcagcagcctctctgcagagcaggagttGCTGCGGGAGGGGGGCCTGAGACTGAGTTTGCCCTGGCAGGGGCACcgggggagctggggatgtcCCCCCGGCAGAGGATtccctcagcagggccaggcacagctctgctgtgccccaCACTCTGCCGCCCTGACTTAGCCAGGTGCTCGTTTGCTCTCCTTGGCTGCatccatggcctctccctgggcccagccctgctgacagATTCCCACAGCCCTTCCGGATTGCTGGAGCTGTGAGATCCTCAGAACGGTGGTGTGGCATTTCCTGGTGACGTTTTTGACTCATAAAGCAGTGGCAGCGGCTTCTCTGTGTCTCAGACCCACTGCTTTGGATGCGGGGAAGGgttttaaatttctattttccttccttggggaaaaaaatccaggtaTTGAACCTGCAGCCCTCAGGTTCCTGCCTTGCTTCCAAATTCAGCAGGAGGAGCTGATTTGGGCCTAGAGGAGCTCACCCCAACTTACCAGGTCCACAGCATGCTTGGGAGGGCTGGGGGTCTCCAGGGAACCCCCAAGGAGGCAAAAACCTTTGGGTGAGACTGGCCCTGCATGGGGAGGGGTTTGGAGCATCCCTCTGCCCATTCCCTGTGACGCTGGCACTGCGCTggtggctcctgctgctgtgccacggctttctcttccttctctgccctCTCAGAACACGTCAGagctggagggagctggggactGCCACCAGAGCAGCATCAACACCCTGCCAGACGTGTCCCTGGTAAGGAAAGCCCTGCACGGAGCTGGGTGGGAGCAGGAGGCAAACTGGGGGGTACTGGGATGTGCCTcagcttcagcagctctgccgtGTCAACCCCCCAGGGGCGTCACTGAACCCAGCTGATCAGATGGGTTTAGGAGAGGGATTCTGGCTGGATAGGAGCAGCCTTGTGCAAACCAAAGCAGAGGTTGGGTGGTTTGTCCTGTAATTGTGCTCATCTGTGAGTCATGTTCTTACGGTCAGAAGGTCAGGAAGGTGTTTCTGGAACATGGTCAGAAGGTGAGGAAGGTGTTTCTATAACAACCAGCTCCTTTAGCCACGGTCAGTGTGAAAAGATGAAGACACTGAGCCTGGGCATGGCATCCTAAAAACTGTTCTTGCTTTGGCAGGATGatctctcctccttcccagagGAACCACCCAACTTcaagcctcctcctcctccatcagcCCCCCAGACCCTGgacccctcctctgcccagcaccGGATCCCAGGGAAGGACAAGCCCAAGCGCCCCTCCTCCGAGTCCTCCCAGTCTGGCCTTTTCTTCGTGGCCCCCCGAaacccctctccccctcccaacGCCCCCGAGAAGGACACGGTCAGCGTGGCCTCCACGGCCTCCACGTCCACCGAGGATTCCGCCCCCAGCGCCATCTACGCCACCATCTCGCcgtccctgcacagctcccgcCGGCCGGCGGACGCCCAGCTCTCCGTGGTCAGCCAGCACCCCATCGGGCCCTTCCCCAGGGTCCAGTCCCCAACCAGATTGAAGAGCCCATCCCCGGAGGGGCTTCAGAGccccccatccccctcccctcctcccccacccccgCACCCGGCGCCCCCTCCCCCGGACAAGGGCAGCCCCCAGGCCGTGGCCAACCAGCATTTCATCATGGTGGAGGTGCACCAGCCCAACAGCGAGCCCGACGTCAACGAAGTGAGGCCCCTACCCCAGGCCAGAGGTGGGTGTCACCTTAGCAGCCGGGAAAAACCATCCCTGGGGTGTTCCAAGAGAGAGGAACGGGACAGGAGGCAGATCTCAAGGTTTCAGGTCTCATGATGGATCTCATGAtccaagggatggagcagctctgttatggagactgagagagctgggggtgttcagcctggagaggagacggctccagggagagctcagagccccttccagggcctaaaggggctccaggagagctgcagagggactggggacaagggatgaagggacaggacacagggaatggcttcccagtgccagagggcagggatggatgggatattgggaaggaattgttccctgggagggtgggcaggccctggcacagggtgcccagagcagctggggctgcccctggatccctggcagtgcccaaggccaggctggacactggggcttggtctagtgggaggtgtccctgcccgtggcagggagTGGGATAAGAGGAGccttaagatcccttccaacccaggccattctgtgatctCAAGGACCAGAAATAATCCTGGTCTTTTCCAATTAACTGTgtatttttggggggagggggggaagaaTCTCATTGTGCCTACACTCAGCTCGGGAGTCACGTTTATCCCGGGAAAAAGAAGTGGAGGTGAGGGAGCAGCGTGCGGGGCTCCATGCGTCCCTCGgagatggagagggaagggaatcCAGGGGGTCCCTCGgagatggagagggaagaggggtCCCATGGGCTCTCGgagatggagagggaagaggggtCCCATGGGCTCTCGgagatggagagggaagggaatcCAGGGGGATCCAGGGGGGTCCCCGGCCCCCCGCGCTGCGGGGCCGACACGAGTGGCAATGTCGCCCTCGTGTGGCACGGTGCCGTCACTGCAGGTCAGTGCGGGCGAGGGGCGGCGGTGCCGCTGTGCCGGACCCCCGGCTctccctgcaggtgctgctgcgcCGCTGCTCCTGGCATTTCCAGTCTCCATCTGCACTTGGCCTTCATCCTCAAAGGGCAGAAAGCTCCTACATGGCAGCGCCTCTTCGCTTGGCTTCGTGCCTGTCTCCTCGCTGACCCTGCTGTGGAGCATGGGCTGCATAAACTGGCCTCTAGCAGGATGCCTGAATTCAGCActctctccctccatcccagttTGGGGTCTGGGTTGGATCCCAGGCGAGAGTTTGAGGCCACTTGTCCCTTGATGCTGcctgtgcacagctctgctcttctgACTGGGAGCTGCAGTGAGGTTGGGGTCAATCTCTCCTCCCAGGAAAcaaggacaggacaagagggaacggcctcaagctgtgccaggggaggttcacgttggatattgggaaaatttcttcactgagagaGTGGTCAGGCAATGAGAGAGGCTGCCCAGTGGTGGAGATCCTGTCCCTGGAGGAATTTCAAAGccgtgtagatgtggcacttggggccACGGTTTAGGaagtggccttggcagtgctggtcttgtggttggactcaatgatctgaGAGGGCTTTTCCCACCTAAGCAACTCCATGGTTCTGAAAGGGCCTGCTTGGAAACCTTGCCCTGCAGCCCCGGTGTGAATCCCAGGGaagctgcccagccctgggagcaggagctgccctcGCTCCGTGGCCCAGGGGCGCTCggccggccccggccctggcacTGCCCGCCCGCTAACGCCGCGTCTCTCCCCAGCCTCCACGCTCTCCCAGCTGTCGGACAGCGGGCAGACCCTCAGCGAGGACAGCGGGGTGGACATCGGGGAGGTCGAGACGAGCGGCAAGGACAAGAGCCGGCAGCCAGGCCCCGGGAAAAGCCGGAGCCTCAAGGAGGCCGCGAGGAGCGAGGGGGTGCCAGAAGGGGCCTCCAAGCCGGTGAGGGGGGCCTGGgggtgctgctctgtgtgggaGGGGGCACCCGGGGCTGTGCCCCACTGCCTTGGCTGCCTGTTCCACTCCCTCTGCCCACAGGCAGCAACCACTCGTTTGTGCTTTGCTGGGATATTTATCCTCTTTGCTGAGCCCAGTCAGCTCTCTGGGGGGGCTGAGTTGTGGGGAAAGGGGTCAGGAGTGGATGAGAAGGGCGCTGTAGGGCTGATTCACTCTGTCCTGGGTAAATCccatccctcccagctccagcaagcagctgcctggggcaTGGGAGAATTCCTGGCTCTAAAGGGACATCCACGGGCCACATGAGTGAAGTCACCCATCGCCCAAAAGGGAAGgtggcagcagctctcagaTATAAGCTGGGTGTTTCTGCAGGTGGTGAGGCTGAGGgacacaggcaggcaggcaggcagagagctgctctgctcctccccaAACCCTTCCAGACCTGCCCAGAGTTGGGGTTTTGGATGTCAGGAGtcagaaagcagctgcaggctgTGTCTGTCCCTCTGTGGTGGCAGCCAGAgtgtccctgcctgctgtggTGCCCTGGCCGAGGGAGCACGGCTGGCACGTGGTGTCCAGGCCccttcagcagtgctgccctctgtccccacagccaggaCTCCTGGAGCCCACGTCGTGTCTGATCCGGGTGTCCAAGAGCGCTCCCACCTTGGGCATCGCCATCGAGGGCGGCGCAAACACGCGgcagccgctgccccgcatcgtCACCATCCAGGTAGGGcgggctgggatgggagaaTTCCatgcccatcccatcccatcccatccttctTCTCCCTGGACCGGCTGGAGAAAGCCCTTGAGCTGTGGCCACGGGGATTTTGGAGGTTTGTCCCCCACTACAGCCCTGCACCTCCACAGGCACggttctgctgtgctgagggatGGCATCCATGTCCCGTGGATGATCCCATCCCAGAACACACCTCCTGCGAGCCAGCTATTTGCTCCAGACATCTCAAAGGGGATCAGGGCAGCCCTGAAAGCTTGGCTGCTGTCTCCAGATGTCTGGAAACTGCCAGACAGAGGATTGAGGAGGGGGAATGGTGGATGGGAGCCAGAGAACTGAGCCCTCTGGAGCTGTCCCCCTGTTTGCTGTTTACTTGGGGCAAAATTCAAGTTACTTAcggcaaaaaaaagcaaagccaacTCTGCCTTGGTTATTCTTGGCCACCCCAGCTGGCTTCATGCTCCAGGAGCAAGCAGGGGGGAGAAGCCAAATTCATCCCctctctgcaaaaagcaaaatatttcacatcCATCATATCAGATATGAAAtattccccatttttcccctcacCCCTGCTTGATGCAGGGAGTGGTGGGAGCATGAGCTGACACCTCTCTCT
Protein-coding regions in this window:
- the WHRN gene encoding whirlin isoform X2, with the protein product MSAELDGVSVHSSSSSSGSLGSAAGPAPRPLSANVRRLHQALTALLSEAERERFILCLNAYHGRRNVCDLVRSLRALLDGPRRRQLLPLLRLVLPRSDQLLFDQYTAEGPYLPPPGRPPPPPAPPPVVPGELRQVTLRRSKAHEGLGFSIRGGAEHGVGIYVSLVEPGSLAEREGLRVGDQILGVNGKSLDRVTHAEAVKVLKGCKKLNLSVHSVGRIPGGYVTNHIYTWVDPQGRSVSPPTGLPHHQNSSLRRDSEKRSHLQLLQEGDEKKVNLVLNEGKSLGLMIRGGAEYSLGIYITGVDKGSEAESTGLKVGDQILEVNGRSFLSIPHDEAVKLLKSSRHLIMTVKDIGRLPHARTTVDETRWITSSQLGETLVSSAGAVGDHAMDVAARPVFYRGLAGSQVTLSTMVSQTRVMLEEQARHLLNEQERATMGYYLDEYKEGNISVDALVMALFELLNTHAKFSLLSEVRGVISPQDLDRFDNLVLKREIESMKARQPVGPSTDSYSMMSYSDTVSSSSSHFTATTVSSARERLLWLIDLMENTSELEGAGDCHQSSINTLPDVSLDDLSSFPEEPPNFKPPPPPSAPQTLDPSSAQHRIPGKDKPKRPSSESSQSGLFFVAPRNPSPPPNAPEKDTVSVASTASTSTEDSAPSAIYATISPSLHSSRRPADAQLSVVSQHPIGPFPRVQSPTRLKSPSPEGLQSPPSPSPPPPPPHPAPPPPDKGSPQAVANQHFIMVEVHQPNSEPDVNEVRPLPQARASTLSQLSDSGQTLSEDSGVDIGEVETSGKDKSRQPGPGKSRSLKEAARSEGVPEGASKPPGLLEPTSCLIRVSKSAPTLGIAIEGGANTRQPLPRIVTIQRGGSAHNCGKLKVGHVILEVNGTGLRGKEHREAARIIAEAFKLKEKDYIDFLVTEFNVAL